The following proteins come from a genomic window of Salvia hispanica cultivar TCC Black 2014 chromosome 4, UniMelb_Shisp_WGS_1.0, whole genome shotgun sequence:
- the LOC125217899 gene encoding rho-N domain-containing protein 1, chloroplastic-like, which produces MSHSMHLISKTVPGYGPSDGSRLPCSGISGKALCLSPSEHKLVSDIKFLPLKCVSRYTSSVCNASSSNYRRNPDFPNNQKRHGYSRNRNRHNETREEYEDHEESETLSSKNGLPLSVSNHKYQATATTGPREKEIVELFRKVQAQLRERAAMKEGKKIEESQAKSKESETVDSLLKLLRKHSVQQGKKSNTTANGRDFILDQDEQTSQLRVERSTSISDSNSTSSVKHEAQDTPVPRLSRPKSNFRKRSPVPEIKFQPAYTEDSASSASEDNVDSERKWSHVEPEDHDDIQDVEYDSESDEPLTSELDAFDEISGIVETEHDDVAKEDDVDEASNLHGMKLTELRALAKSRGMKGFSKLKKSELIELLSGGSV; this is translated from the exons ATGTCACACTCTATGCATTTAATCTCCAAAACCGTTCCTg GATATGGGCCATCTGATGGCAGTCGTCTTCCCTGCTCTGGAATTTCTGGAAAAGCACTGTGCTTATCACCTAGTGAACACAAGCTCGTTTCTGATATCAAGTTTTTACCTTTGAAATGTGTTTCTAGGTACACATCATCTGTGTGTAATGCAAGTTCTAGCAACTATAGGAGAAACCCGGATTTCCCTAATAACCAAAAAAGGCATGGATACTCCCGTAATCGGAATAGGCACAATGAAACGAGAGAAGAATATGAAGACCACGAAGAATCTGAAACTCTCTCCTCCAAAAATGGACTCCCTCTTTCTGTCTCCAACCATAAATATCAGGCAACTGCGACTACTGGTCCTAGAGAAAAGGAAATTGTTGAATTATTCCGTAAGGTGCAGGCTCAACTACGTGAAAGAGCAGCAATGAAGGAAGGAAAGAAAATTGAGGAGTCTCAAGCAAAAAGCAAAGAGAGTGAGACTGTTGATTCTCTACTCAAGCTTTTGAGGAAACACTCAGTTCAACAAGGGAAGAAGAGCAACACCACCGCTAATGGCAGGGACTTCATCCTGGATCAGGACGAACAGACCAGTCAGTTGAGAGTGGAAAGAAGCACAAGCATCTCAGACTCAAACTCCACTAGTAGTGTGAAGCATGAGGCGCAAGATACCCCAGTCCCACGGCTCAGCCGACCAAAGTCAAACTTCCGTAAAAGATCTCCAGTCCctgaaatcaaatttcaacCTGCTTATACCGAGGACTCTGCTAGTTCTGCCTCAGAGGACAATGTGGACAGTGAAAGAAAGTGGAGTCATGTGGAACCAGAAGATCATGACGATATCCAGGATGTAGAATACGATTCAGAATCTGACGAGCCTCTCACTTCAGAACTGGATGCTTTTGATGAAATATCCGGCATTGTTGAAACGGAGCATGATGATGTAGCAAAAGAAGATGATGTGGATGAAGCCAGCAATTTGCACGGAATGAAGCTGACTGAACTGAGAGCCCTTGCGAAGTCACGCGGCATGAAAGGATTCTCCAAGTTGAAAAAGAGTGAACTGATTGAGCTGCTGAGTGGTGGATCAGTGTAA